A genome region from Alkalimarinus coralli includes the following:
- a CDS encoding SDR family oxidoreductase — protein MSKKQKPTVLITGAAGALAQQVINRLRDTYQIVAVDFRKQTYLSDDIPSYQINFNKRVFEDLFRKYDFDGVIHLGRITSSEETRMRRYNANVLGTQKLLELSHKYGIEKVIVLSTYHVYGANAYNPALIDETAPLKAAELTMDLIDSVELENLANIYLWKYRDLNITILRPCNIVGPGVQNTMSLLLSSKHAPVLAGFSPVMQFIHIDDMADAIVLAYEKNKSGIYNVAPEDWVSYQQALELAGCSKVPLPSIPPGLPKFLTKVMDLKIFPAFLLNYFKYPVVIDGRSFNRTFGFKVKRPLKEIFRYYREMKNPS, from the coding sequence ATGAGTAAAAAACAGAAACCAACCGTTCTGATCACTGGTGCAGCAGGTGCGCTGGCGCAACAGGTGATTAACCGTCTGCGCGATACATACCAAATCGTAGCAGTCGATTTTCGTAAGCAAACATACCTTAGTGACGATATCCCCAGCTATCAAATAAATTTTAACAAACGTGTTTTTGAAGACCTGTTTCGTAAATACGACTTCGATGGGGTTATTCACTTGGGGAGAATTACCTCTAGCGAAGAAACCCGTATGAGGCGCTACAACGCTAATGTTCTGGGAACCCAAAAGCTACTGGAACTTAGTCACAAGTACGGCATCGAGAAGGTTATTGTTCTTTCCACTTATCATGTCTACGGTGCCAACGCTTACAACCCTGCGCTGATCGATGAAACCGCACCGCTTAAAGCTGCCGAACTCACGATGGACTTAATAGATTCTGTCGAACTTGAGAATTTGGCAAACATATACCTTTGGAAATATCGTGACCTGAATATCACCATCCTGCGCCCTTGCAATATCGTTGGGCCTGGCGTTCAAAACACGATGAGCTTACTACTTTCTAGCAAACATGCCCCGGTATTAGCGGGCTTTTCGCCGGTAATGCAGTTTATCCACATCGATGATATGGCGGATGCGATCGTGCTAGCGTACGAAAAAAATAAGTCTGGCATCTATAATGTCGCTCCCGAAGACTGGGTGTCATATCAACAAGCCTTGGAGTTAGCAGGTTGCAGTAAAGTTCCACTGCCTTCGATCCCCCCTGGGTTACCGAAATTTCTTACCAAAGTAATGGATCTGAAAATTTTCCCAGCTTTTTTGCTTAATTATTTTAAATACCCGGTTGTAATAGATGGGAGGAGTTTTAACAGAACATTTGGGTTTAAGGTGAAGCGCCCACTTAAAGAAATATTCCGCTATTACAGGGAGATGAAGAACCCCAGCTAA
- a CDS encoding tetratricopeptide repeat protein, translated as MKNKSTSPLIALILAVSVASMTGCSDDTENASPSPKEVQFLSHIDQAKFYQNQGQLKAAVSESTSAIQLYPNRLQPYTLIFETLLLAGSPGEVETRIEELLNKEGVNLQGHEQQLRFLLAKSLYIQQKLDQAQSELNYIASNFKPGTIEEQLLQADIYLTRGDTESAKKQLDSILATDKTNIDAKLGLSKVAFINKNPDLAREIVLEITESGNATTDVWLWKARLAHIQQKFEEAEESYIRALEDISQVDTMTPQKYATISSLIYVLRQQSKIVEASRYQEILDKSIPGEIKLRFETALASFQKKQYAEAEKELNAILDISSAHNPSGILLGVVKNAQGDIVEAERLLSMYVNDNTKPEIVKLLASLQLKLNKASSAIDTLQLGLNKNDSDASMRSLLGISQIASGLNDEGINNLQDAISKAPNDIELKIKYAQALAKTGDKEKALSFVKDTYKDHPDNSKLLTLYSYLLSDLNQTEEALVITKEWISKNKTSAEGYLVLGSLYLSNDNFAQAIKEFDNAKKIDTENPLIHINLGKAYSKNSQPEEAQKALYQAVVAAPDSADANRILYGYLNSTRSIDQTTSIYEKLVAEVPDAAVPNLALAELYLKQSKTDKALSIIQDPRFSNNLIAKNLIKGAAQQKAKRLVSEGKTKEAKEFIDALIAKQNSNDIDLNILLANIYFLSNQEELGLELVNDLKKSHKDSPLPYEFIANRYFQNKDYESAINEYSQAWQLKPSELLAIRMSQTLKKLESNEALKPLEDWLEIEKNSPRVMTMLAMSHQEAGNKDAAIAIYEQLLTVQASNAVAMNNLAWLYHEKQNPKAEELAKSASEIASQNPAILDTYGWILFKNGRTEEASSVLEKAYRLDKNSPEIKEHLMAAYKSLGKSFDPENFN; from the coding sequence ATGAAGAACAAATCGACCTCCCCTTTAATTGCATTGATTTTGGCTGTATCAGTTGCATCAATGACTGGCTGTAGTGATGACACAGAAAACGCTTCTCCCTCGCCTAAAGAGGTGCAGTTTCTAAGTCATATCGATCAGGCAAAGTTTTACCAGAACCAGGGACAGTTAAAAGCCGCTGTTTCAGAGTCAACCAGTGCAATTCAGTTGTACCCTAATCGTTTACAACCGTACACGCTTATATTTGAAACGCTGTTGCTCGCTGGCAGCCCAGGCGAGGTCGAGACAAGAATTGAAGAGCTGCTCAATAAAGAGGGAGTTAACCTTCAAGGGCACGAACAGCAGCTACGTTTTTTACTCGCTAAATCCCTATACATTCAACAAAAGCTGGATCAGGCTCAATCTGAACTCAACTATATTGCGTCAAATTTCAAACCTGGCACTATTGAAGAGCAATTACTGCAGGCTGATATCTACCTCACTAGAGGCGACACTGAAAGTGCAAAGAAGCAGCTTGATTCAATCCTGGCGACTGATAAAACAAACATCGATGCAAAGCTAGGGCTATCAAAGGTCGCATTTATAAATAAAAACCCAGATCTCGCTCGGGAAATAGTTCTAGAAATCACAGAGTCAGGAAATGCGACAACGGATGTGTGGCTTTGGAAAGCGAGATTGGCACACATTCAACAAAAGTTTGAAGAGGCGGAAGAGTCTTATATAAGAGCGCTTGAAGATATATCTCAAGTCGACACAATGACGCCGCAGAAGTATGCCACAATATCATCGCTTATTTATGTATTAAGACAACAAAGCAAAATTGTGGAAGCCAGCCGCTACCAAGAGATATTAGATAAATCGATTCCAGGTGAGATCAAACTGCGCTTTGAGACTGCACTGGCAAGCTTCCAGAAGAAACAATACGCCGAAGCTGAAAAGGAACTTAACGCCATTCTTGATATTTCATCCGCTCATAATCCCAGTGGTATTTTATTGGGTGTCGTTAAAAATGCACAAGGTGACATTGTAGAAGCCGAGCGCCTCCTCTCCATGTATGTCAATGACAATACCAAGCCAGAAATTGTTAAGCTGCTTGCATCGTTACAACTTAAGCTGAACAAGGCATCATCTGCTATCGATACTCTTCAACTGGGGTTGAACAAAAACGACTCTGATGCATCCATGCGGTCACTCCTTGGAATATCTCAAATCGCTTCCGGGCTTAATGATGAGGGAATTAATAACCTTCAAGACGCTATTTCCAAAGCACCCAATGACATTGAGCTGAAGATAAAGTATGCCCAAGCGTTGGCCAAAACAGGCGATAAAGAAAAAGCATTGTCCTTTGTAAAAGACACCTATAAAGATCACCCAGACAACAGCAAGCTACTTACGCTATACAGCTACCTTTTAAGCGACCTAAATCAAACTGAAGAAGCATTGGTAATTACGAAGGAGTGGATCAGTAAAAACAAAACCTCGGCAGAAGGGTACTTAGTGCTTGGGTCACTATACTTGAGCAATGATAACTTCGCTCAAGCGATAAAAGAGTTTGATAATGCCAAAAAGATTGATACAGAAAACCCTTTAATACACATTAACCTGGGAAAGGCGTATTCGAAAAACAGCCAACCAGAAGAAGCACAAAAAGCGCTATATCAAGCGGTAGTGGCAGCACCTGACTCAGCAGATGCGAACCGAATACTATATGGTTATCTGAACTCAACCAGAAGTATCGATCAAACAACTTCAATTTATGAGAAGCTTGTTGCTGAAGTTCCTGATGCGGCTGTTCCAAACCTTGCTCTTGCAGAGCTATATCTAAAGCAGAGCAAAACTGATAAGGCGCTTTCTATTATCCAGGACCCTCGTTTTAGCAACAACCTTATTGCTAAAAACCTGATAAAAGGCGCAGCTCAACAAAAAGCAAAAAGGTTAGTCTCCGAAGGAAAAACCAAAGAAGCTAAAGAGTTCATCGACGCCCTAATCGCCAAGCAAAACAGCAATGACATTGACCTGAACATTCTGCTTGCAAATATCTATTTTCTGTCAAATCAAGAAGAGCTCGGTTTAGAGTTGGTTAATGACCTTAAAAAGTCGCATAAAGATTCTCCCCTGCCCTATGAGTTTATCGCAAACCGTTACTTTCAAAACAAAGACTATGAATCTGCCATAAATGAGTACTCCCAAGCCTGGCAATTAAAGCCCTCTGAACTTTTGGCGATCAGGATGTCACAGACACTGAAGAAGCTTGAGAGCAATGAGGCTCTCAAACCTCTTGAGGATTGGTTGGAAATTGAAAAGAACAGCCCTCGCGTGATGACAATGCTCGCCATGAGTCATCAAGAAGCCGGAAACAAAGACGCTGCAATCGCAATATATGAGCAGCTACTAACAGTGCAAGCGAGTAATGCGGTCGCAATGAATAACCTGGCTTGGTTGTATCATGAAAAACAGAACCCTAAAGCCGAAGAGTTAGCCAAAAGCGCGTCTGAAATTGCATCACAGAATCCCGCTATTCTAGATACCTATGGTTGGATACTGTTTAAAAACGGCCGCACAGAAGAGGCTAGTTCAGTTCTTGAAAAAGCCTATCGTCTCGACAAAAACTCACCAGAAATTAAAGAACACCTAATGGCTGCATACAAGTCTTTGGGAAAGTCTTTTGACCCTGAAAATTTTAACTAA
- the prsR gene encoding PEP-CTERM-box response regulator transcription factor, producing MKKKLLIIEDDPGLQSQMRWCFEDTEVYIADDRESALSHLRRVEPQVVTLDLGLPPDPGGSSEGFALLDEILRLAPNTKIIVVTGREEKENAVKAVGNGACDFYQKPLDADILSFVVNRAFRLYELEKENIEFNRSQQSSTLKGLIANSPQMLKICRTVEKIAPADVTTLILGETGTGKEVIAKALHDLSPRCDKAFSAINCAAIPENLLESELFGYEKGAFTGANQTKKGKIEMTDGGTLFLDEIGDMPMPLQAKLLRFLQERVIERVGGVREIPVDVRVVCATHQDIQNLISMGDFREDLYYRVSEITLNIPPLKDREGDAVLIAQSLLHNFSNQLDRPNLNFTDDAIGAIREYSWPGNVREMINKVKRAAIMADGKRVTAEDLELSEPCNTTDSVLNLRQVRETAEKHAIQHALQIAQYNMAQTARLLGVTRPTLYNLTDKYKLATNEQNTD from the coding sequence GTGAAAAAAAAGTTACTAATTATCGAAGACGACCCTGGCTTGCAAAGCCAAATGCGTTGGTGTTTCGAAGATACCGAAGTCTATATCGCCGATGACAGGGAGTCTGCTTTATCTCACTTAAGACGCGTAGAACCTCAAGTAGTCACATTGGATTTGGGGCTTCCTCCAGACCCAGGTGGTTCATCCGAAGGTTTTGCCTTGCTAGACGAAATCCTTCGCCTCGCCCCAAACACGAAAATCATCGTTGTTACCGGGCGAGAGGAAAAAGAAAATGCGGTAAAAGCAGTTGGCAATGGAGCATGCGACTTTTATCAAAAGCCCCTTGATGCCGATATATTATCGTTTGTCGTCAACAGGGCTTTTAGGCTGTATGAATTGGAAAAAGAGAACATCGAGTTTAATCGTTCTCAACAGTCTTCTACGCTGAAAGGCCTGATTGCCAACAGCCCACAGATGCTTAAAATTTGCCGAACAGTTGAAAAAATTGCACCTGCGGACGTCACCACACTCATTTTAGGTGAGACCGGAACGGGAAAAGAGGTCATTGCCAAGGCGCTACACGACTTGAGCCCACGATGTGACAAAGCCTTTTCTGCGATAAACTGTGCCGCGATCCCTGAAAACTTGCTTGAGAGTGAACTTTTTGGCTACGAGAAAGGCGCATTCACCGGCGCTAATCAAACCAAAAAAGGCAAAATTGAAATGACCGACGGGGGAACACTTTTCCTCGATGAGATCGGTGATATGCCGATGCCTCTACAGGCCAAGCTGCTCAGGTTTCTTCAGGAAAGGGTTATTGAACGCGTGGGCGGCGTTAGAGAGATTCCTGTAGACGTCAGAGTTGTTTGTGCAACTCACCAGGATATTCAAAACCTAATTTCAATGGGCGATTTTCGCGAAGACCTATATTACAGAGTCAGTGAAATCACCTTAAATATTCCTCCACTAAAAGATAGGGAAGGCGATGCAGTTTTAATCGCCCAGTCTCTTTTGCACAACTTTTCAAATCAACTTGATCGCCCAAACCTGAATTTCACTGATGATGCTATTGGCGCTATTCGTGAGTATAGCTGGCCAGGTAATGTTCGGGAAATGATTAATAAAGTTAAGCGCGCAGCAATAATGGCTGATGGAAAGCGCGTAACCGCCGAAGACCTTGAACTCAGCGAACCATGCAACACCACAGACTCTGTTCTTAATCTAAGGCAAGTGAGAGAGACCGCAGAGAAACATGCTATTCAACACGCGTTACAGATAGCTCAGTACAATATGGCACAAACTGCACGACTATTAGGTGTAACCAGACCTACATTGTACAACTTGACTGATAAGTACAAGCTAGCAACCAATGAACAAAACACGGATTAA
- the prsK gene encoding XrtA/PEP-CTERM system histidine kinase PrsK, with the protein MDISFGTLSHAIGFGIYFLVTAFIAKSYLRRNTDRSLFIASLLTCVWLGLLAYQLRYNSPPFYIRYSIEILRNAAWFGVLYALLGIKFVPTSNIENSRRVLSLGSMVVLLLMLVAVLIEGITDVDLVSGKVLLAGQIALSLVGLILLEQIWRNANIYGRSSIKYLSIAIGAIFGYDFLMYSDAFLFQEISSPMWDSRGAVNAVVAPLIALTMINSRKQPIEVQVSRQVIFYTGSLVLAGGYLLAISLGGYYLRTFGGTWGDAVQVLFFFTAVTILTLLLSSPKLRAKLMVFISQNFFHYKYDYREEWLKSTKTLSFSDSDEELPVSIIRILAKLVESNAGVLWCKDDEGNFTARGYLNSPTIKHDLIDANADIIEYFREHDWIINLNEYNNDPTTYNLLEIPEIILNHPSPWLVIPLFLGNELMGLVLVAQPYTRMELNWENYDLIKVVSRQACSYLSQSQSQERLAESKQFEAVNRTSAFMVHDLKTIIAQLSLLVKNADKHKSNPAFVDDMISTTEHAVQKMGYLLKQIRNPSEEEAPELIELGPLLEDVVSHHSKTLPVPQVHLPDREILIRSSKEQIHTVLGHLIQNAQDATDKDGEVIISVKTSPGFAVLFIQDTGIGMSEDFIKNQLFKPFESTKGLTGMGIGAYQSREYIKKIGGSLDVTSQQGIGSCFSVKIPTA; encoded by the coding sequence ATGGATATATCTTTTGGAACCCTCAGTCACGCTATTGGGTTTGGCATCTATTTTTTAGTCACTGCATTTATTGCAAAAAGCTACTTAAGACGCAATACCGACCGTTCACTGTTTATTGCTTCACTACTCACATGTGTCTGGCTGGGTTTACTTGCCTATCAGCTACGCTATAACTCTCCCCCGTTTTATATCCGCTATTCAATAGAAATATTGAGAAATGCCGCCTGGTTTGGCGTTTTATATGCTCTTCTGGGTATCAAGTTTGTGCCAACGAGCAATATAGAAAACTCACGGCGAGTCTTATCACTCGGCTCAATGGTCGTACTATTGCTGATGCTGGTTGCAGTATTAATTGAGGGTATTACCGACGTAGATCTGGTATCAGGGAAAGTTCTGCTGGCCGGGCAAATTGCATTATCCCTGGTAGGGCTTATTCTGCTCGAACAGATATGGCGCAATGCCAATATCTACGGGAGATCTAGCATTAAGTACCTGTCGATCGCGATAGGCGCCATATTTGGCTATGACTTTTTGATGTATTCGGATGCATTTCTGTTTCAGGAAATATCGAGCCCGATGTGGGACTCCCGTGGCGCAGTCAATGCCGTAGTAGCGCCTCTGATTGCGCTCACTATGATTAACAGCCGTAAGCAGCCGATAGAAGTTCAGGTCTCCAGGCAGGTCATTTTTTACACCGGGTCACTGGTACTCGCAGGTGGCTACTTGCTCGCTATATCGTTGGGAGGCTATTACCTCCGTACGTTTGGTGGCACTTGGGGTGATGCGGTACAGGTACTATTTTTCTTTACCGCAGTGACAATACTGACACTTCTCCTTAGCTCGCCTAAATTAAGGGCCAAGCTAATGGTTTTTATCAGCCAGAACTTCTTTCATTATAAGTACGATTATCGAGAAGAGTGGCTCAAGAGCACCAAGACCCTATCTTTCTCCGACTCAGATGAAGAACTCCCGGTCAGTATCATCAGGATTTTGGCAAAGCTTGTCGAAAGCAACGCAGGTGTACTCTGGTGCAAAGATGACGAAGGGAATTTTACCGCGAGAGGCTACCTCAACAGTCCAACGATCAAGCATGATCTGATCGATGCCAACGCGGATATTATTGAGTATTTTCGTGAGCACGACTGGATAATAAATCTCAACGAATACAATAACGACCCAACGACATATAACCTTTTGGAAATTCCCGAAATTATACTTAACCATCCGTCTCCCTGGTTGGTTATTCCTCTCTTCCTGGGAAATGAGTTAATGGGCTTAGTCCTTGTCGCGCAACCCTATACACGAATGGAACTAAACTGGGAGAACTACGACTTGATAAAAGTTGTTTCCAGGCAGGCGTGTAGCTACCTATCGCAGAGCCAGAGTCAGGAGCGGCTTGCAGAATCAAAGCAGTTCGAAGCAGTGAATAGAACCTCCGCTTTTATGGTTCATGACCTTAAAACGATCATTGCTCAGCTGTCATTACTTGTAAAAAACGCCGACAAGCACAAGAGTAATCCGGCATTTGTAGATGATATGATCTCTACAACAGAGCACGCGGTGCAGAAAATGGGCTATTTGTTAAAGCAAATTCGGAACCCCTCAGAAGAAGAAGCCCCCGAGTTGATAGAGCTTGGCCCTTTACTGGAGGATGTTGTCTCACATCATTCAAAAACACTTCCTGTGCCACAAGTACACCTTCCAGACAGAGAAATTCTAATTCGATCTTCAAAAGAGCAAATTCATACTGTCTTGGGACACCTTATACAGAATGCGCAGGATGCAACAGATAAAGACGGTGAAGTTATCATTTCAGTCAAAACCTCCCCTGGTTTTGCGGTGCTTTTTATTCAGGATACAGGCATAGGAATGAGTGAAGACTTTATCAAAAATCAGCTATTTAAGCCCTTTGAGAGTACAAAAGGGCTTACCGGTATGGGGATTGGAGCCTATCAGAGCCGTGAATATATCAAAAAAATAGGTGGCTCACTTGATGTAACAAGCCAGCAAGGAATCGGCTCATGCTTTAGCGTAAAAATACCGACGGCATAG